CGGATTGTTGTAGGTCCCCACCAGACGGTAGCGATGCGAGTCCTGCAGCCGGATCCCGTCGCCGGTGATCCCCGGCAAGGTTCGCTCGACCGATTCGATATACCCCTTCGGCGCCAGCTTGATCTGCAGGTTGACGACCTGCTTCGGCTTCGACGAATCGGTGACATCCTGAAGCATCAGCCCGGTGGCGAAATCGTGCGCGTGCCCGCCGGCGCCGATGATCCGGCCGCTCAACGGGAGCGAGAAGTCGCGATGCCATGAGGTATGGCCGGCCGGGAGATCGAAGTCGACATCCTGGCCAACAGGGTTCATCACGTCGAGGTAGACCGGAAGGACGCTGACCGGCTTCGGCACCAGGTTGGTGGGGGAATACTCCACTGTCATCTCGAATGACACGCCCTTGATCATGTTGGCACTGTGATTGTGCCACATCACCAGCGCCGCCATCGGCATCCCGGTCGTGACCGGAATCCCCACGGTTGCCGGGACGCGAATGTCCTCGGTCTCCTCGCCCATCGCGATCATCCGTTCGGGGATCGCGTAGAAAAGCTGCCGCCGCCCGAAATTCACCACGTTGATGTGGTGGACCAGCTTGCGCGAGAGCGGCTTGCCGTCGGCGTCGACGATCCGCAGGCGCACGCCGCGAACCCACCCCGTCACCGGCCAGGTGAATCGGAGCAGCGATGAGCTCTGCATCTTCATCATCCCCATCGGCATTCCCGGCATCTCGTCGGTGGCCGGCGCGATGTCGTACTGCCCGCCGATCAGTGTCACGGTGTGCTGCGAGCTGTTCACCCGGACGATCAGTCCGTGCTCGACTGATGCCGGGGGATGAACGGGACCGGCGAGGGCAAACAGGAGGGGCAGGGCGAGCATCGACGCACCTTCGAATCGGGGTGGAGTGGAATGGCGCGAACGCGACGCGAAAATATATCCCGGTCCGGCGGAGGTCCGGCTTGACAGTCTCGTCGCCATCACTACGTTTGGGCCCGGTAGCAGTCGAATGCTACGACTGCCAACTCATTGCAATATCGTTACTTACCGTACACCGTTCAAGTTGGAGGTTGTGACATGGCTGGCGCCAGCAAGAGCAAGCACAAGCTCACCCCCTTGGAAGACCGCGTGGTCATCCTTCCCACCGAAGAGGCCGAATCGATGCGCGGTGGCCTCTACATCCCCGACACTGCCAAGGAAAAGCCGACCCAGGGCGAAATCATCGCCGTCGGTCCGGGCCGCTTCGAGAAGGGCGCGCGGGTTCCGCTCGATCTCAAGGTCGGCGACAAGGTGATCTACGGAAAATACAGCGGCACGCCGTTCACGATTGAAGGCGACGAGGTCATGATCATCAAGGCCTCCGACGTTCTCGCCAAGCTCGGTTGATCCACACCTACTGATCCGGAGAGAGAAGCAATGGCTGCAAAGGAATTGATGTTCAACGTGGACGCGCGGGCGAAGCTCAAGAAGGGCGTCGACGCGCTTGCCGAGGCGGTCAAGGTGACCCTCGGCCCCAAGGGCCGGAATGTCGTCATCGACAAGAAGTTCGGCTCGCCCACTGTCACCAAGGACGGCGTCACCGTCGCCAAGGAAGTCGAGCTCGCCGATCCGATCGAGAACATGGGCGCGCAGATGGTGAAGGAAGTCGCCACCAAGACCAGCGATCTCGCTGGCGACGGCACCACCACCGCGACGGTCCTGGCGCAGGCGATCTTCCGCGAAGGGCTGAAGAACGTCACCGCCGGTGCCAACCCGATGGAACTGAAGCGCGGCATCGACAAGGCGGTCGAGGCGCTGGTGAACGAACTGAAGGCGCTGTCGGTCCCGACCAGCGGCAAGAAGGACATCGCCCAGGTCGGCACCATTTCCGCCAACAACGACTCCGAGATCGGCAAGCTCATCGCCGAGGCGATGGAGAAGGTCGGCAAGGAAGGGGTCATCACGGTGGAGGAGGCGAAGGGGCTCGCCACCGAGCTCGACACCGTCGAGGGGATGCAGTTCGACCGCGGCTATCTCTCGCCGTACTTCGTCACCGATCCCGAGGCGATGGAGGCGGTGCTCGAGTCGCCGTACATCCTGATCCACGACAAGAAGATCTCGTCGATGAAGGAACTCCTCCCGGTGCTGGAGAAGGTTGCCCAGTCGGGGAAGCCGCTCCTCATCATCGCCGAGGATGTCGAAGGGGAGGCGCTCGCGACGCTGGTCGTCAA
This is a stretch of genomic DNA from Gemmatimonadales bacterium. It encodes these proteins:
- a CDS encoding co-chaperone GroES, producing the protein MAGASKSKHKLTPLEDRVVILPTEEAESMRGGLYIPDTAKEKPTQGEIIAVGPGRFEKGARVPLDLKVGDKVIYGKYSGTPFTIEGDEVMIIKASDVLAKLG